One stretch of Bacteroidota bacterium DNA includes these proteins:
- a CDS encoding class II aldolase/adducin family protein: MVDIVEELVTIAHRIEAKGFVVATDGNISTRLPNGNILATPTSLNKGFVQKDDLVELTMDGKQIRGTRKSSTEMKMHLFIYQHRSDVNAVVHCHPVYATGFAAAGIPFKENVFPEVIVNLGTIPLAPYATPSTDELGESLLPFVKNHNAILLTNHGVVTYGKDLWDAYFKMEKVEQIAQMLFVAESLGGAKQLNSEQIARLRLLSETVYKK, from the coding sequence GTGGTGGATATTGTTGAAGAATTAGTCACCATTGCACATCGCATCGAAGCAAAAGGATTTGTTGTTGCAACGGATGGAAATATCAGCACTCGTTTGCCCAATGGGAATATTCTTGCAACACCGACTTCGCTGAACAAAGGATTTGTTCAGAAAGATGATCTTGTCGAATTGACGATGGATGGAAAACAAATTCGTGGGACAAGAAAATCATCCACGGAAATGAAAATGCATCTGTTCATCTATCAGCATCGAAGCGATGTAAACGCTGTTGTTCATTGTCATCCTGTTTATGCAACAGGTTTTGCTGCTGCCGGAATTCCGTTCAAGGAAAATGTCTTTCCCGAAGTGATCGTTAATTTAGGAACGATTCCGCTTGCACCGTATGCAACACCTTCAACAGATGAACTTGGTGAATCCCTTTTACCCTTTGTAAAAAACCATAATGCTATTCTTCTTACAAATCATGGTGTTGTAACGTATGGGAAAGATCTTTGGGACGCATATTTCAAAATGGAAAAAGTGGAACAGATTGCGCAGATGTTGTTTGTGGCCGAATCATTAGGCGGGGCGAAACAGTTGAATAGTGAACAGATTGCAAGATTGCGGTTGCTTTCGGAAACCGTTTATAAAAAATAA